From a single Polynucleobacter asymbioticus QLW-P1DMWA-1 genomic region:
- the ribH gene encoding 6,7-dimethyl-8-ribityllumazine synthase, producing MTNSNNDFVGVLEADLNGQDLRIGIVQARFNEEHCVALSTACITELLALGVTQADIKLVTVPGALEIPFALQKLAATGEFDGLVALGAVIRGETYHFELVSNESAAGITRISIDSGLPIANGVLTCETDEQASVRVNLKGADCAKAVVEMANLALALTPDFDIEVNAGEE from the coding sequence ATGACCAATTCAAACAATGACTTTGTAGGCGTATTAGAAGCTGACTTGAATGGCCAAGATTTACGTATTGGCATTGTGCAAGCCCGCTTTAATGAAGAGCACTGTGTTGCTTTAAGCACTGCTTGCATCACTGAATTACTTGCTTTGGGTGTGACCCAGGCAGACATTAAATTAGTAACTGTGCCTGGCGCGCTGGAAATTCCATTTGCACTGCAAAAGCTGGCTGCAACTGGCGAGTTTGATGGCTTGGTTGCATTAGGGGCTGTCATCCGTGGTGAGACTTATCACTTTGAATTAGTTTCTAATGAATCTGCTGCCGGCATTACCCGCATCTCGATTGACTCTGGCTTACCTATTGCCAATGGCGTGCTTACTTGCGAAACTGATGAACAGGCTAGCGTTCGAGTTAATCTCAAAGGCGCAGATTGCGCTAAAGCAGTAGTAGAGATGGCCAATCTTGCTTTGGCACTGACACCTGATTTTGATATTGAAGTTAACGCTGGCGAAGAATAA
- a CDS encoding NAD-dependent succinate-semialdehyde dehydrogenase, whose protein sequence is MQKIDIRSFLKDPSLFKEQAFINGQWVGSKENFNVQNPATDELIASVSNLGPQDAELAIAAAEKALPAWRNKTGKERAHIMRKWFDLITESTQDLATIMTLEQGKPLAEAAGEVAYGASFVEWFAEEAKRVAGSIPATTWGDKRMMVLKQPIGVCVAITPWNFPIAMITRKVAPALAAGCTIVIKPAELTPLSALALAELAIRAGIPDGVINILTADANQSILIGKTLCASPTVRHLSFTGSTEVGRILMGQCAPTVKKLALELGGHAPFIVFDDADIDAAVIGAIASKFRNSGQTCVCANRFYVHKKVHDQFVEKFAQAITKIKVGNGMEPGVTQGPLIETAALEKAEKHVADAISKGAKLVTGGKPTTQGKNFYEPTILANVNSDMLITQEETFGPVAPIIPFENDEEAVALANNSPFGLASYFYSRDIGRIWKVAEALDYGMVGVNTGLITNEVAPFGGVKQSGLGREGSAYGMDEYLEMKYVCVGL, encoded by the coding sequence ATGCAAAAGATTGACATTCGCAGTTTCTTAAAAGATCCAAGCCTATTTAAAGAACAGGCGTTTATTAATGGGCAATGGGTTGGATCCAAAGAAAATTTTAATGTTCAAAATCCAGCGACTGATGAGCTTATTGCTTCAGTAAGCAACCTTGGGCCGCAAGATGCGGAACTCGCGATTGCCGCGGCAGAAAAAGCGCTTCCAGCATGGCGCAATAAAACGGGCAAAGAGCGTGCCCACATCATGCGCAAGTGGTTTGATTTGATTACTGAGAGTACTCAAGACTTAGCGACAATCATGACCTTAGAGCAAGGTAAGCCCTTGGCAGAAGCTGCCGGTGAAGTCGCTTATGGCGCCTCATTTGTTGAATGGTTTGCTGAAGAAGCAAAACGAGTCGCTGGCTCAATACCTGCCACTACCTGGGGTGATAAGCGCATGATGGTACTCAAACAACCGATTGGTGTTTGCGTTGCCATCACCCCCTGGAACTTTCCAATAGCCATGATCACCCGCAAGGTAGCGCCAGCGCTAGCGGCTGGCTGCACGATTGTCATCAAGCCTGCTGAACTCACTCCGCTGTCCGCATTGGCACTTGCTGAATTAGCTATTCGTGCAGGCATTCCGGATGGCGTGATTAATATTTTGACTGCGGATGCCAATCAATCCATTCTCATTGGTAAGACGCTTTGCGCCTCACCCACAGTAAGGCATCTCTCCTTTACAGGCTCTACTGAGGTAGGTCGCATTTTGATGGGGCAATGCGCGCCTACTGTTAAAAAATTGGCTCTTGAGCTTGGTGGGCATGCGCCATTTATCGTGTTTGATGATGCTGATATTGATGCTGCAGTAATTGGCGCTATTGCTTCTAAATTTAGAAACTCTGGCCAAACCTGTGTTTGCGCCAATCGCTTTTATGTTCACAAGAAAGTGCATGACCAGTTTGTTGAAAAATTTGCTCAAGCAATTACAAAAATTAAAGTAGGCAATGGTATGGAGCCAGGCGTTACTCAAGGCCCGCTGATTGAAACGGCTGCTTTAGAAAAAGCGGAGAAGCACGTAGCCGATGCCATTAGTAAAGGTGCCAAATTAGTCACTGGCGGAAAACCTACCACCCAAGGAAAAAACTTTTACGAACCGACCATCTTGGCCAATGTAAACAGTGACATGCTCATTACCCAAGAGGAAACTTTTGGACCTGTTGCCCCCATTATTCCGTTTGAGAATGACGAAGAAGCGGTTGCCTTAGCAAATAACAGCCCATTTGGACTGGCGTCCTATTTTTATAGTCGCGACATTGGCCGTATTTGGAAGGTAGCCGAAGCTTTGGACTATGGCATGGTAGGCGTGAATACCGGCCTCATTACTAATGAAGTTGCGCCATTTGGAGGGGTAAAGCAATCCGGATTAGGTCGAGAAGGCAGCGCTTATGGAATGGATGAATACCTAGAAATGAAATATGTTTGCGTAGGCCTTTAA
- a CDS encoding DUF2721 domain-containing protein, which produces MDVSIDAITNNIQLALAPVFLLTAVATLINAISGRLARTVDRMRSIHTAIYVGSVKDEKTLLNMRKEAEEAKTRGRLCTAAIFFDVLSGVFISLTVLELFFFQAGAVRSLQTSYVIWTFVLGLISFMTSLSIVLAEVVYAYRSAGWNISRHY; this is translated from the coding sequence ATGGATGTATCAATAGACGCTATTACCAATAATATTCAGCTGGCACTAGCACCAGTGTTTTTATTGACGGCAGTCGCAACCTTAATTAATGCCATTTCTGGACGGCTTGCCAGAACAGTGGATCGGATGCGCTCCATTCATACAGCAATTTATGTGGGCAGCGTAAAAGACGAAAAAACCCTTTTAAATATGCGCAAAGAAGCCGAGGAAGCAAAGACACGCGGGCGTCTCTGTACTGCTGCTATCTTTTTTGATGTCTTGAGTGGTGTCTTCATCTCTCTCACTGTTCTTGAACTGTTTTTCTTTCAAGCAGGGGCGGTACGCTCTCTACAAACTTCTTATGTTATTTGGACCTTTGTATTGGGTCTGATATCCTTTATGACATCTCTATCTATCGTTCTAGCCGAGGTGGTGTATGCCTATAGATCGGCTGGCTGGAATATTTCCAGACATTATTAA
- a CDS encoding UDP-glucuronic acid decarboxylase family protein, translated as MNKILITGGAGFLGSHLTEKLLKEGNDVLVVDNYFTGTKENLAHLLPNPKLELMRHDVTFPLYVETNQIYNLACPASPVHYQYDPVQTTKTSVHGAINMLGLAKRTRARILQASTSEVYGDPEVHPQPEEYWGKVNPIGIRSCYDEGKRCAETLFFDYNRQHNLDIKVVRIFNTYGPRMHPNDGRVVSNFIVQALQGKDITIYGDGQQTRSFCYVDDLIDAMVKMMNSEDGFTGPVNIGNPGEFTMLQLAETVLKLSGSKSKIIHQPLPSDDPKQRQPNIELAKAKLGWEPKVNLEDGLKETIAYFRKVVA; from the coding sequence ATGAATAAAATCCTCATCACTGGTGGCGCTGGCTTCTTAGGTTCTCACCTGACTGAAAAGTTACTCAAAGAAGGCAATGATGTATTGGTAGTGGATAACTACTTTACAGGCACCAAAGAGAACTTAGCGCATTTGCTGCCTAACCCAAAGTTAGAGCTCATGCGTCATGACGTGACTTTCCCTCTATATGTAGAAACCAATCAGATCTATAACTTGGCCTGCCCCGCATCCCCGGTGCACTATCAATATGATCCCGTGCAAACAACCAAGACCAGTGTGCATGGCGCGATCAATATGCTCGGCCTTGCCAAGAGAACTAGGGCGCGTATCTTGCAAGCATCAACCAGCGAAGTGTATGGTGACCCAGAAGTGCATCCCCAGCCAGAAGAGTACTGGGGAAAGGTCAATCCGATTGGTATTCGCTCATGCTATGACGAAGGTAAGCGCTGCGCTGAAACCCTGTTCTTTGACTACAACCGTCAGCACAATCTTGACATCAAAGTAGTCAGAATATTTAATACCTACGGCCCCCGTATGCATCCTAACGATGGGCGCGTAGTGAGCAACTTCATTGTGCAAGCACTACAAGGCAAGGACATCACGATTTATGGTGATGGTCAGCAAACGCGTAGCTTTTGCTATGTCGATGATCTGATTGATGCGATGGTCAAAATGATGAACTCAGAAGATGGCTTTACCGGCCCAGTCAATATTGGTAACCCAGGTGAGTTCACTATGCTGCAATTAGCCGAAACAGTTCTTAAACTCTCAGGCAGTAAATCCAAGATCATTCACCAGCCATTGCCTTCTGATGATCCAAAGCAACGCCAACCTAATATCGAGTTGGCTAAAGCAAAACTCGGCTGGGAGCCTAAAGTTAATCTAGAGGATGGGCTGAAAGAGACAATTGCTTACTTTAGGAAAGTTGTAGCTTAA
- the nusB gene encoding transcription antitermination factor NusB, translated as MSKLIPTPSQLAVGKETKVDAKSAAPKRSLTPRRRAREYALQGVYQSLVMRRAGSLPNAAAIAKQLGEDPAFRRCQLDLFQGIFDGVLERTDELEAIITPALDRPINELSPVEHAALLIGAYELAIDLSVPYKVAINEAVELAKTFGGTDGHKYVNGVLDLLAQKLRSAEIQAG; from the coding sequence ATGAGTAAATTGATTCCAACACCCAGCCAACTAGCAGTAGGGAAAGAAACTAAGGTAGACGCTAAATCAGCGGCGCCAAAGCGCTCCCTCACTCCACGTCGCCGTGCGCGTGAATACGCCTTACAAGGCGTCTATCAAAGCCTAGTGATGCGCCGTGCAGGTAGCCTTCCTAATGCTGCTGCAATTGCCAAGCAATTAGGCGAAGATCCTGCATTTCGTCGTTGTCAGCTCGATTTATTCCAGGGAATTTTTGATGGCGTTCTAGAGCGTACAGATGAGTTAGAGGCGATTATCACTCCCGCTTTAGATCGTCCCATCAATGAACTATCGCCAGTGGAGCATGCAGCCCTCCTCATTGGAGCCTATGAATTGGCGATAGACCTCTCAGTTCCATATAAAGTCGCTATTAATGAGGCTGTGGAGCTAGCCAAAACCTTTGGCGGTACAGACGGTCATAAATACGTCAATGGTGTTTTGGATCTGCTGGCACAGAAATTACGAAGCGCAGAAATACAGGCCGGCTAA
- the trmB gene encoding tRNA (guanosine(46)-N7)-methyltransferase TrmB gives MTEQVNSKPGVQRFERIRSFVLRAGRTTAGQQRAIDELGPQFLLPYQDQILNLVDAFAGSTKPKILEIGFGMGETTAKIAALRSEDDFLAIEVHPPGVGALLKLIGENQLTNLRLIRHDAVEVLENMIAPNSLDGIHIYFADPWHKKRHHKRRLIQAEFVKLLVSRLKSGGYLHLATDWHNYAEQMLLVLNAEPTLQNTSAEKVKVETFTPEDIAPEGSEKDLKEFKPSAEQLSSEHPGYVERPAYRPTTKFENRGIKLGHGVWDLVYRKK, from the coding sequence TTGACAGAGCAAGTAAACAGTAAGCCAGGAGTACAGCGTTTTGAGCGGATTCGCTCATTTGTTCTCAGGGCTGGAAGAACAACTGCCGGTCAGCAGCGCGCTATAGATGAATTAGGCCCTCAATTTTTGCTGCCCTATCAAGATCAGATCTTGAACTTGGTTGACGCTTTTGCTGGATCCACCAAGCCTAAGATTCTGGAAATTGGTTTTGGTATGGGTGAGACCACTGCCAAAATTGCCGCCTTGCGTAGCGAGGATGATTTCTTGGCGATTGAGGTGCATCCCCCTGGAGTTGGGGCTCTTCTGAAGTTGATTGGCGAAAATCAACTGACTAATTTACGACTCATACGCCACGATGCGGTTGAGGTCCTTGAAAATATGATTGCCCCGAATTCTTTAGATGGTATTCATATTTACTTTGCTGATCCTTGGCATAAGAAGCGCCATCACAAGCGTCGCCTCATTCAGGCGGAATTTGTAAAGTTGCTCGTGTCTCGTTTGAAAAGCGGTGGGTATCTCCACCTAGCCACAGACTGGCATAACTATGCCGAGCAAATGCTTTTAGTGTTAAATGCCGAACCCACCCTTCAAAATACTTCAGCTGAAAAAGTAAAAGTCGAAACCTTTACCCCTGAAGATATCGCCCCGGAAGGATCTGAAAAAGATTTAAAAGAATTTAAACCAAGCGCTGAGCAATTAAGCTCTGAGCATCCTGGTTATGTCGAGCGCCCTGCTTATCGACCTACGACGAAGTTTGAAAACCGTGGCATCAAGCTGGGCCACGGTGTTTGGGATTTGGTTTACCGCAAGAAATAA
- the ribBA gene encoding bifunctional 3,4-dihydroxy-2-butanone-4-phosphate synthase/GTP cyclohydrolase II: MPNKLAPTEEIIAELRAGKMVILVDEEDRENEGDLVLAADHVTAEAVNFMAKHGRGLICLTLTRERCQQLNLPLMVRDNGTSMGTNFTVSIEAATGVTTGISAADRALTIKTAVAPNAKPSDLVQPGHIFPLMAQPGGVLIRSGHTEAGCDLAAMAGCSPTAVICEIMKDDGSMARLPDLLKFAEEHQLKIGSIADLIQYRSQHESIVVREGQREFVTPWGKFQGIIYRDTPSSCIHIALVHGQPSEAQETLVRVHEPVTVLDFLDADVSTHSWPLAKALEQLANSPAGVAVLLNASGIAAPNDADWLAQFQKLNQTQDETKIPLTRKTDFRSYGIGAQILKDIGVGKMRLLANPSPTPSLSGYKLEVTGYAPYQPVTKPA, encoded by the coding sequence ATGCCAAATAAGCTCGCCCCTACTGAAGAAATCATTGCCGAACTCCGTGCCGGCAAGATGGTCATTCTCGTTGACGAAGAAGATCGTGAAAATGAAGGGGATCTAGTTCTGGCTGCAGATCATGTCACAGCCGAAGCAGTCAATTTCATGGCCAAACATGGCCGCGGCTTAATCTGTCTCACCCTCACACGTGAGCGCTGCCAGCAACTCAATCTTCCGCTGATGGTGCGCGACAACGGCACATCGATGGGTACCAATTTCACAGTCTCTATTGAGGCAGCAACTGGAGTAACGACTGGAATCTCTGCTGCAGATCGCGCCCTAACCATTAAAACAGCGGTCGCGCCCAATGCCAAACCGAGCGATCTAGTGCAACCTGGCCATATCTTCCCTTTAATGGCACAGCCCGGTGGCGTACTCATCCGTTCCGGTCATACCGAAGCAGGTTGTGATTTGGCTGCCATGGCTGGATGCTCTCCTACTGCTGTCATCTGCGAAATCATGAAAGATGATGGCAGCATGGCACGCTTGCCTGACCTTCTCAAATTTGCAGAAGAACATCAACTTAAGATTGGCAGCATTGCGGACTTGATTCAATACCGCAGTCAACATGAAAGTATTGTGGTTCGAGAAGGCCAAAGAGAATTTGTAACGCCTTGGGGAAAGTTTCAAGGAATTATTTACCGCGATACTCCCAGCTCTTGCATTCATATTGCACTCGTGCACGGCCAGCCATCTGAAGCACAAGAAACCTTGGTACGAGTTCACGAGCCCGTTACCGTATTAGATTTTTTAGATGCCGATGTCAGCACCCATTCATGGCCCCTGGCTAAGGCCCTAGAGCAGTTAGCTAACTCTCCAGCTGGTGTAGCAGTACTCCTTAATGCTTCAGGCATTGCAGCGCCTAACGATGCAGATTGGTTGGCGCAGTTTCAAAAGCTAAATCAAACACAAGATGAGACCAAAATCCCATTAACCCGCAAAACTGATTTCAGAAGTTATGGAATTGGCGCGCAAATCCTCAAGGATATTGGTGTTGGCAAGATGCGCTTGCTAGCAAACCCAAGCCCTACACCAAGCCTTTCCGGATATAAATTAGAAGTGACAGGCTACGCTCCTTATCAGCCAGTTACCAAACCCGCTTAA
- a CDS encoding GspH/FimT family pseudopilin has translation MNKPRHFSLCDSGASLLELMAVILIIAILAVITMPLLQQQIAVREIDTVARRFIAHAHFARQQALHLGEPVRLSPHPLNHWESGWVVSSGCIGKTVLARCIPKPWFSQGKIDPVYFKGGGKQFTDPHTGKLGILFNAAGAAKTAQGGFVANRLILGHHRLVDLERQLILGSGGRWRICDPQRDAKRCH, from the coding sequence TTGAATAAACCACGGCACTTTTCTTTATGTGATTCTGGAGCAAGTTTGCTAGAACTCATGGCAGTGATTTTGATTATTGCCATATTGGCCGTCATCACTATGCCCTTACTTCAGCAGCAAATTGCTGTTCGAGAAATCGATACTGTTGCACGCCGATTTATTGCTCATGCCCACTTCGCCCGTCAGCAAGCTCTTCATCTAGGTGAGCCGGTACGACTATCGCCACATCCATTAAATCATTGGGAAAGCGGCTGGGTCGTCTCTAGTGGATGCATAGGTAAAACAGTTCTCGCTAGATGTATTCCAAAACCTTGGTTTTCTCAAGGAAAGATAGACCCCGTTTACTTTAAGGGAGGGGGTAAGCAATTTACTGACCCTCACACTGGAAAGCTTGGGATTTTATTTAATGCTGCCGGGGCAGCCAAGACGGCGCAGGGTGGGTTTGTAGCAAATCGCTTGATCTTAGGTCATCACCGCCTTGTGGACTTGGAGCGCCAGTTGATCTTGGGGAGTGGAGGACGTTGGCGCATCTGTGATCCTCAAAGAGATGCAAAGCGTTGCCATTGA